From the Desulfovibrionales bacterium genome, one window contains:
- a CDS encoding response regulator yields MAKRILVCDDEPHILESLSFVVRKAGFELLTATDGEEALKIAKEQGPDLILLDVMLPKLTGYEVCELLKKDTETMDIYIVMLTAKGQRMDEQQGMEAGADEYIKKPFSPRDLKDRLRKILG; encoded by the coding sequence ATGGCCAAACGAATCCTGGTGTGTGATGATGAACCACATATCCTGGAGTCCCTCAGTTTTGTGGTTCGGAAGGCGGGTTTTGAGTTATTAACCGCGACGGATGGAGAGGAGGCCCTTAAGATAGCTAAGGAGCAAGGGCCGGATCTGATACTTCTGGATGTTATGCTGCCTAAGTTGACCGGCTATGAGGTCTGTGAATTATTGAAGAAGGATACAGAGACCATGGACATTTATATCGTGATGCTGACAGCCAAAGGACAACGCATGGATGAACAGCAAGGGATGGAGGCGGGGGCAGACGAATATATCAAAAAACCATTTAGCCCCCGCGACCTGAAAGACAGGCTCCGGAAAATATTGGGCTGA
- a CDS encoding HDOD domain-containing protein, whose protein sequence is MYPRHLSRIPTWARTTGTICLKFSLKVVDIHITGERSLDGGTDNFIKMNRISPNVKVLVVDDDAGIRLAVKTVVQKMGVEDVAEATNGHSALKMIKENHYDLIVSDWNMPEMGGDELLRVVKGNEKTKDTPFIMLTCRRHHDDVVSTLRAGASNYVVKPFSIQDLAQKISNIICPHPEESITGNADDTGDKWAASLVEQLIKKLDRGQVNLPILPTVGIKIHQLLRDPKLSLNDIAKLVEKEPVISSKLLAISNSPFYAGIGKNDNLERAILRIGLKSVLNTVFVLINRGLYVIKHEKHEAIVKSLWEHSLACAYGAQQTAFMLRMVEPDKYFMLGLLHDIGKVVSLQLLLHPDTQKWTPDSDHLISTLNQIHNEIGAFVLKRWNFDQDYIDIASYHNQEDISSDTPKELLVIYFANLLAREMGYGLKKYEGPAIIEDKSVSLLGLDPPGIEAIREDIHRFMEGVSGQFFL, encoded by the coding sequence TTGTATCCACGCCATCTGTCCCGCATCCCAACATGGGCAAGAACGACCGGGACTATTTGTCTAAAGTTCTCTCTTAAGGTGGTCGATATACACATTACTGGAGAAAGGTCCCTTGACGGAGGAACAGATAACTTCATAAAGATGAACAGGATCTCGCCTAATGTTAAGGTCTTGGTAGTAGATGATGATGCCGGTATCAGGTTGGCGGTGAAAACCGTGGTACAAAAGATGGGTGTCGAAGATGTGGCAGAGGCAACCAACGGACATAGCGCCCTGAAAATGATCAAGGAAAACCATTATGATCTTATTGTTTCCGACTGGAATATGCCTGAGATGGGCGGTGATGAGCTTTTAAGGGTCGTAAAGGGTAACGAAAAAACCAAAGATACTCCCTTTATTATGCTTACCTGCCGGAGACATCACGATGACGTAGTTAGCACCCTCAGGGCCGGAGCCAGTAATTATGTCGTAAAGCCGTTCAGCATTCAAGACCTGGCTCAAAAAATCTCAAATATAATTTGCCCGCATCCGGAAGAAAGCATAACCGGCAATGCCGATGATACCGGAGATAAGTGGGCAGCATCCCTTGTTGAGCAATTAATAAAAAAACTGGACAGGGGCCAGGTCAATTTACCAATCCTGCCGACCGTAGGCATCAAAATCCATCAGTTGCTGCGTGACCCCAAATTGTCCCTTAATGATATTGCGAAGCTTGTGGAAAAGGAGCCCGTTATTTCTTCAAAACTCCTGGCCATATCAAATTCACCCTTTTATGCCGGTATAGGCAAAAATGATAATCTGGAACGTGCTATATTGAGGATAGGCCTTAAGAGTGTACTCAATACAGTATTTGTACTGATTAACAGGGGTCTGTATGTCATAAAACATGAAAAGCACGAGGCAATAGTTAAGTCCCTATGGGAACATTCCCTGGCCTGTGCCTACGGCGCCCAGCAGACGGCCTTTATGCTAAGAATGGTGGAACCGGATAAATATTTTATGCTGGGCCTCCTTCACGATATCGGAAAGGTGGTATCGCTACAATTATTGCTACATCCGGACACACAGAAGTGGACGCCCGATAGCGACCATTTGATTTCCACCCTGAACCAGATACACAACGAGATAGGGGCGTTTGTATTAAAGAGATGGAACTTTGATCAGGATTATATTGACATTGCTTCTTACCACAACCAGGAGGACATCTCATCGGATACCCCAAAAGAACTATTAGTAATCTACTTTGCCAACCTCCTGGCCCGAGAAATGGGCTATGGTCTAAAAAAATACGAGGGACCAGCTATTATTGAAGATAAGTCTGTATCGTTACTAGGGTTAGACCCTCCAGGAATTGAAGCCATTCGGGAAGACATCCATAGATTTATGGAAGGCGTTAGCGGTCAGTTCTTTCTATAG